One Aegilops tauschii subsp. strangulata cultivar AL8/78 chromosome 7, Aet v6.0, whole genome shotgun sequence genomic window carries:
- the LOC109765710 gene encoding uncharacterized protein, protein MSHSNQVRYTARSITPPADRDSGSKSPPPRRRAASKSPPLPPPPPFPPKGVRTISRSPPPSSTRRSVSRSPPPKRRGRSRSRSRSRSRNRSRSRSRDKDDVRNPGNNLYVTGLSTRTQETDLEKFFSKEGKVKDCRVVIDPRTKESRGFAFVTMENVEDARRCIKYLHRTVLEGRLISVAKAKRTRERTPTPGEYCGPRGGRSRVEPRRSRSPRRSSRSSRDRSRSPSTRRDRDRDSRDRKRD, encoded by the exons ATGTCGCACTCCAACCAAGTAAG GTACACCGCGCGCTCCATCACTCCCCCGGCCGACAGGGACAGCGGCTCCAAgtcgccccctcccaggaggcgCGCCGCTTCCAAGTCGCCACCCCTGCCCCCTCCTCCCCCTTTTCCTCCCAAGGGGGTGCGCACCATCTCCAGGTCGCCACCACCTAGTAGTACAAGACGCAGCGTCTCGAGGTCCCCTCCGCCAAAGAGGCGTGGGAGGTCCAGGTCAAGGTCCAGGTCCAGGTCCAGGAACAGGAGCCGCTCCAG GAGCAGAGATAAAGACGATGTGAGGAATCCTGGCAACAACCTCTATGTCACTGGACTGTCCACACGGACGCAGGAAACTGACCTGGAGAAGTTCTTCAGTAAAGAGGGCAAG GTTAAAGACTGCCGTGTTGTTATAGATCCTCGTACCAAAGAGTCACGTGGCTTTGCGTTCGTGACCATGGAGAATGTTGAGGATGCAAGGCGCTGCATCAAGTATCTGCACCGTACTGTCCTTGAAGGCCGCCTCATCAGTGTGGCAAAG GCAAAGAGAACTCGTGAGAGGACCCCTACCCCTGGAGAATACTGTGGTCCGAGAG GCGGGCGCTCCCGAGTGGAACCGCGGCGAAGCCGTTCTCCTCGCCGGTCCAGCAGGTCGTCGAGGGACCGCTCGAGGTCGCCCTCCACAAGGAGAGACAGGGACAGAGACAGCAGGGACAGGAAGCGCGACTGA